Proteins found in one Methylobacter sp. S3L5C genomic segment:
- the gspK gene encoding type II secretion system minor pseudopilin GspK: MPNTQRGIALITVMLVLAVVTVSLVSMSSDRQMDIRRTENQLRSSQAWEYVHGLEAWAGNQLNIDFSTNQYDALTDHWSKPLFSTIPEGNIKADIIELQGRININNLLVDDKPSDDDVQRLKRLLTNLDIKPELVDAMLDWMDPDMEMRYPNGAEDEIYTKLVPAYRSANSPFAEVSELLRVQGITQTDYEKLLPYIYVAEGYQPVNVNTASAVVLRCMTKDIKKDEAESIFRASGKPFKKVEEFLKDEAMAGISVNKTSLSVVSNHFLLSGQIDMGKNALTFQSQIQRNADGKVKISKRMRRSLLDG, encoded by the coding sequence ATGCCAAACACGCAGCGGGGCATTGCCCTGATTACGGTCATGCTGGTACTGGCGGTTGTTACGGTTTCGTTGGTATCAATGTCCAGTGACCGGCAGATGGATATACGCAGAACCGAAAATCAGTTGCGCTCAAGCCAAGCGTGGGAGTATGTGCATGGGCTTGAAGCTTGGGCAGGAAATCAGCTTAACATTGATTTTTCCACCAATCAATACGACGCGCTTACTGATCATTGGAGTAAACCGCTGTTTTCAACGATTCCAGAAGGGAACATTAAAGCCGATATCATTGAGTTGCAAGGCAGGATTAATATCAATAATTTACTGGTCGATGATAAACCCAGTGATGATGACGTTCAACGCTTAAAGCGCTTGTTAACCAATCTTGATATAAAGCCCGAGTTGGTTGACGCCATGCTGGATTGGATGGATCCTGACATGGAAATGCGTTATCCAAACGGTGCTGAAGACGAAATTTATACCAAGCTCGTGCCGGCCTACCGTAGTGCTAATAGCCCGTTTGCAGAGGTGAGCGAATTGTTGCGGGTACAAGGTATCACTCAAACAGATTACGAAAAATTATTGCCCTATATTTATGTGGCCGAGGGCTATCAACCCGTTAATGTTAATACGGCCAGTGCTGTGGTTTTGCGTTGCATGACCAAGGACATAAAAAAAGATGAAGCCGAATCCATCTTTAGAGCCAGTGGTAAACCTTTTAAAAAAGTGGAAGAGTTTTTAAAAGACGAAGCGATGGCTGGTATTAGTGTCAACAAAACCAGTTTGAGCGTGGTCAGTAACCATTTTTTATTATCAGGACAAATCGACATGGGGAAAAATGCATTAACGTTCCAGTCACAAATACAACGCAATGCCGATGGCAAGGTTAAAATAAGCAAGCGGATGCGCAGGAGTTTACTGGATGGCTGA
- the gspM gene encoding type II secretion system protein GspM, whose translation MKLNKNEFLQRLEALSPRERLLSVGVVVFIVFYALYQLVIAPIAAEKILLEQKINAQQRIYHAIKKTSLEVTTLRKNQQDTGVDSIEGQSIMTVIDTSSNELDIKSAIKRMIPEGADKVTLWLENIAFDKLTLWLAVLETKHAITVDQISINREQTNKGTVTAKLLLSH comes from the coding sequence TTGAAATTAAACAAAAATGAGTTTCTGCAGCGCCTGGAAGCCCTGTCGCCAAGAGAGCGCTTGTTGTCCGTCGGCGTTGTTGTTTTTATCGTGTTTTATGCTTTATATCAATTAGTTATTGCGCCGATAGCCGCAGAAAAAATCCTGCTTGAACAAAAAATTAATGCCCAGCAGCGGATTTATCACGCTATAAAAAAGACCAGCCTGGAAGTTACAACGTTACGTAAAAATCAACAGGACACGGGGGTTGATAGTATAGAGGGGCAATCGATAATGACCGTTATTGATACTAGCAGTAATGAGTTGGACATAAAGTCCGCCATCAAACGCATGATTCCTGAAGGCGCCGACAAAGTGACCTTGTGGCTTGAAAATATTGCCTTCGATAAACTAACCCTTTGGCTGGCGGTGCTGGAAACAAAGCATGCCATCACGGTTGATCAAATTAGCATTAATCGGGAACAAACCAACAAAGGCACAGTAACCGCCAAATTGTTGCTGAGTCACTAA
- the gspL gene encoding type II secretion system protein GspL, with amino-acid sequence MAEKIIARLINQQDADVQWLIVNDVTSSAVQQGTLQDLAVSAGNTAITLLLPAAEILLLAVDLPVKSNSQIKKALPFALEDLLADDVDTYHLVWHRPSKDTVYVAAINQVKLQNCLSSFKEAGININSVYPETLCLPYQAESCSLVIDRHNAILRNGQWLGGGIDVEVLPTMLDKLLTENPELYGLQVWEVNEPAQWFLDVPITKDHHKLEAVLPFLQAGAVKLGGEFNLLTGVFGRKNTMDWHWQEWLPALGVILLAVLLQIGTLITGYWHQNTELAALETKTLELFKQTFPEIKRIVNINVQADQQVTELKKHSVGQGSQFMQLLYQTGEMLGTNPDFKLQQLDFINNLMQLQLIATDISQIEQLKQQLESKNALSVKVQSAEAGPNGVEAHLEIKQK; translated from the coding sequence ATGGCTGAGAAAATTATAGCCAGACTGATTAATCAACAAGATGCGGATGTTCAATGGCTGATTGTAAATGATGTTACGTCGTCTGCAGTACAACAGGGAACGTTGCAGGATTTGGCGGTCAGTGCCGGCAATACAGCGATTACCTTATTATTGCCGGCAGCAGAGATCTTGTTGCTGGCAGTCGATTTACCGGTTAAAAGTAACAGTCAAATTAAAAAAGCACTGCCTTTTGCGCTTGAAGATTTGCTTGCCGATGACGTAGACACTTATCATCTGGTCTGGCATCGGCCGTCCAAAGACACCGTTTATGTCGCGGCAATCAATCAGGTCAAGCTGCAAAATTGTCTGTCGAGTTTTAAGGAAGCCGGCATAAATATCAACAGCGTTTATCCGGAAACCTTGTGCCTGCCTTATCAGGCTGAGAGTTGTTCACTTGTTATTGATCGGCACAATGCCATTTTACGGAATGGGCAATGGCTGGGTGGCGGTATTGATGTTGAGGTATTACCGACGATGCTGGATAAGTTGCTAACAGAAAATCCGGAGTTGTATGGGTTACAAGTCTGGGAGGTTAATGAGCCTGCACAGTGGTTTTTAGACGTACCCATCACCAAGGATCATCATAAACTGGAGGCAGTTTTACCATTTTTACAGGCCGGTGCAGTAAAGTTGGGTGGTGAATTTAATTTGTTAACGGGTGTTTTTGGCCGTAAAAACACAATGGACTGGCACTGGCAAGAGTGGTTGCCTGCGTTAGGAGTTATTCTGCTTGCTGTACTGCTACAAATCGGCACCTTGATAACCGGTTATTGGCACCAAAATACAGAACTGGCAGCACTGGAAACAAAGACATTAGAACTGTTTAAGCAAACTTTTCCCGAGATAAAACGGATTGTTAATATCAACGTGCAGGCAGATCAGCAGGTCACTGAACTAAAAAAACACAGCGTAGGGCAGGGCAGTCAATTTATGCAGCTGTTATATCAGACCGGTGAAATGCTTGGCACAAACCCGGATTTTAAGTTACAGCAACTGGATTTTATAAACAACCTAATGCAATTGCAGCTTATCGCCACAGATATTAGTCAAATTGAACAACTTAAGCAGCAGCTTGAAAGCAAAAATGCCTTATCAGTAAAAGTTCAGTCCGCAGAAGCTGGCCCAAATGGCGTGGAGGCACACCTTGAAATTAAACAAAAATGA
- a CDS encoding VPLPA-CTERM sorting domain-containing protein, which translates to MKKFNKTLLVAALMIAAGSANANISVHNGDSELFMSVYDSSSKNTYSLNTGLTIDAFIAAASNSTYAYTHDLSLDAVWTSGFKGAAGFNAATTSYALIVGSNVNPDVLLTSSAVGGLVLTDTIDALVSNFQIQAGEVNASGFDISKVVNDGSIANTGQFKDFDNAFGLQTGAKAAGAYGSALAFFHATNVPNAAGDELESHVEQFAGSWTLAGNTLSFSAPAPISAVPLPAAVWFFGAGLMGMLRLNRRK; encoded by the coding sequence ATGAAAAAATTTAACAAAACTTTACTCGTTGCGGCGTTAATGATAGCTGCTGGTTCTGCTAATGCGAATATCTCTGTTCATAATGGCGATTCAGAACTGTTTATGTCGGTTTATGATTCTAGCAGCAAAAACACGTACTCTTTGAATACGGGTTTGACTATCGATGCTTTTATAGCAGCGGCTAGCAACTCTACTTATGCCTATACTCACGATCTGTCTTTAGATGCCGTATGGACATCTGGTTTTAAAGGTGCTGCAGGCTTTAATGCTGCGACTACTAGTTATGCGCTGATAGTGGGCAGCAATGTTAATCCTGATGTTTTGCTTACCTCAAGTGCAGTCGGTGGTTTGGTGCTAACTGATACTATTGACGCATTAGTTAGTAATTTTCAAATCCAAGCGGGTGAAGTTAACGCTTCCGGTTTTGATATCTCTAAAGTTGTTAATGATGGCAGTATAGCAAATACCGGACAATTTAAAGACTTTGATAATGCATTTGGCCTTCAAACTGGTGCTAAGGCTGCCGGTGCTTACGGCTCTGCGTTAGCTTTTTTTCATGCCACTAATGTTCCTAATGCAGCAGGAGACGAGCTAGAGTCACACGTAGAGCAGTTTGCCGGATCATGGACATTGGCGGGTAATACATTGTCTTTTTCTGCTCCTGCTCCAATATCCGCTGTGCCATTGCCTGCTGCAGTATGGTTTTTTGGCGCTGGTTTGATGGGTATGTTGCGTTTAAATCGTCGTAAATAA
- the gspJ gene encoding type II secretion system minor pseudopilin GspJ, whose product MIEKNQSVQYRKNQQQGFTLLEILIALAIFAVMSMMAYAGLAAVLMARAATEPRSQQMAQLQTTLYLLNEDLSQAINRPIRDEFGSPEPAFSGGRGNEILAFTRSVPVGSGNGAVNSLHRVSYRFEKGALYRQVWSLPDRTQQTQYRRRKLMTVEQVTINFYSEESQTWLPFNGSGGSPDALEVSFKLAGLGSIQRLFLLHQ is encoded by the coding sequence GTGATAGAGAAAAATCAGTCAGTGCAATATAGAAAAAATCAACAACAAGGCTTTACCTTGCTGGAAATATTGATAGCGCTGGCCATCTTTGCGGTGATGTCGATGATGGCTTATGCCGGTTTGGCAGCCGTACTTATGGCGCGTGCCGCTACAGAACCCAGGTCTCAACAGATGGCGCAATTGCAAACCACTTTGTATTTGCTTAATGAAGATTTAAGTCAGGCAATCAACCGGCCTATCAGGGATGAATTTGGTAGTCCAGAACCCGCTTTTAGTGGCGGTCGTGGAAACGAGATTTTAGCGTTTACCCGCAGTGTGCCGGTAGGTTCTGGTAATGGCGCAGTCAATAGCTTGCATAGAGTCAGTTACCGTTTTGAAAAGGGTGCCTTGTATCGACAGGTTTGGAGCTTGCCGGACAGAACACAGCAAACACAATACCGACGTAGAAAACTGATGACAGTCGAGCAAGTTACTATAAATTTTTACAGTGAAGAATCACAAACCTGGTTGCCGTTTAATGGCAGTGGCGGAAGTCCTGATGCGCTTGAAGTCAGTTTTAAGCTGGCCGGTTTGGGTAGTATTCAGCGTTTGTTTTTATTGCATCAATGA
- the gspI gene encoding type II secretion system minor pseudopilin GspI codes for MNKVAFSHRENGFTLLEVLIALALLAILMVSAIKITADNINNLWYLENKTIAAIIASNHAVQLRLDKEKPETQDGWDEMAGRRWYWQIKRNKAVISGVWRYRIEVFLEGDKTALFGLISDVSKN; via the coding sequence ATGAACAAGGTTGCTTTTAGTCATCGTGAAAATGGTTTTACCTTGCTGGAAGTATTGATAGCATTGGCATTACTGGCTATTTTAATGGTGAGTGCCATTAAAATTACCGCAGATAATATTAATAACTTGTGGTATTTGGAAAACAAAACGATTGCGGCGATTATTGCAAGTAATCATGCTGTGCAATTACGCCTTGATAAAGAAAAACCGGAAACACAAGATGGCTGGGATGAAATGGCCGGGCGACGTTGGTATTGGCAAATCAAACGAAATAAAGCCGTTATTTCAGGGGTGTGGCGTTACCGTATTGAGGTTTTTTTGGAAGGTGACAAAACGGCTCTTTTTGGTTTAATCAGCGATGTCAGTAAAAATTGA
- a CDS encoding ShlB/FhaC/HecB family hemolysin secretion/activation protein yields the protein MQQNRNKHSRALVWLALSGFALAQVQAGLDVYAQEAPQVAATDAAQQQAIKPPAASFDLLELRVKGNTLLDKKQLERTIYPFLGTKKSIDNVDLARSALEELYRTKGYQTVMVDIPEQDVTNGIVYLNVVEGKVSRLRVTESRYFSLGKIKAGVPELAEGKVPNFPIMQKQLTELGGESADRKVQPILRAGETPGTLEVDLKVKDELPLHGKVELNGRNTYGTSRLRLVSSLHYDNLWQKMHSASLMYQVSPENSQEVSVWAGTYAMPVFNTDMRLALYGVNSSSTSNVASVGGTTIIGTGSIYGARLIKPLPALDNYFHSATLGADYKDFKENLTLNSPGGYKTPISYLPFLAQYTGSFRGKESFTSFDLGMHFSVRGLGNDQAEFENKRYLAKASYMYGTGDVKFLYNLPLGMEISSHLSGQVADSPLISNEQFSLGGATSVRGYFETMALADDAVFGSLELYSPHLGLEDWDYLNTLKLLAFVDAGQGWIQNPLPGNLSGNTLASAGFGMHFKMWKYLSGMLDVGFPFISLGPVNKGDPRLDFNIATEF from the coding sequence ATGCAACAAAATCGTAATAAACATAGCCGTGCCTTAGTCTGGTTGGCCTTGAGTGGTTTTGCCCTAGCTCAGGTTCAGGCAGGGCTTGATGTCTACGCACAAGAAGCGCCGCAGGTAGCAGCAACTGACGCTGCGCAACAACAGGCGATTAAGCCGCCTGCTGCCAGTTTCGATTTATTGGAGTTGCGAGTAAAGGGCAATACCCTGCTTGATAAGAAACAGCTCGAACGCACGATCTATCCCTTTCTGGGCACAAAAAAAAGTATCGATAATGTTGATTTGGCGCGCTCCGCTTTAGAGGAGTTATACCGAACCAAGGGCTATCAAACTGTTATGGTGGATATTCCCGAGCAAGACGTAACAAACGGTATCGTTTATCTAAATGTTGTGGAAGGCAAGGTGTCGCGCTTGCGGGTGACAGAGTCCCGCTATTTCTCGTTGGGAAAAATCAAGGCAGGAGTGCCGGAACTGGCAGAAGGGAAAGTGCCTAACTTTCCTATCATGCAGAAACAATTAACAGAGTTGGGTGGGGAAAGCGCCGACCGGAAAGTTCAGCCGATTTTACGTGCCGGTGAAACCCCCGGTACACTGGAAGTTGATTTAAAAGTAAAAGACGAGTTGCCGTTACACGGCAAAGTAGAGCTTAATGGCCGAAATACTTACGGTACGTCGCGGTTACGGCTTGTATCGTCACTGCATTATGACAATCTCTGGCAGAAAATGCACAGTGCATCATTGATGTATCAAGTATCGCCTGAGAATAGTCAGGAAGTCAGTGTATGGGCTGGTACCTATGCCATGCCGGTGTTTAATACCGATATGCGGTTGGCGTTGTATGGCGTTAATTCTTCATCAACTTCAAATGTTGCCAGTGTTGGAGGGACAACAATCATTGGTACCGGTAGTATTTATGGTGCAAGGTTGATAAAGCCGTTACCGGCACTGGACAATTATTTTCATAGCGCAACGCTGGGTGCAGATTACAAGGATTTTAAGGAAAATTTAACCTTAAACAGCCCCGGTGGTTATAAAACACCCATTAGTTATCTGCCGTTTCTGGCGCAATACACGGGTAGTTTTCGGGGTAAAGAATCGTTCACCAGTTTCGATTTGGGGATGCATTTTTCAGTGCGTGGCTTGGGTAATGATCAGGCCGAGTTTGAAAACAAGCGTTATCTGGCAAAAGCCAGTTATATGTATGGGACCGGTGATGTTAAATTTCTTTATAACTTGCCATTGGGTATGGAAATAAGCAGTCATTTATCGGGTCAGGTAGCCGATTCTCCACTCATTAGTAATGAGCAATTTTCGTTGGGCGGCGCGACGAGTGTGCGCGGTTATTTTGAAACAATGGCACTGGCTGATGATGCCGTGTTTGGTTCGCTTGAGCTCTATTCGCCACATTTAGGCTTGGAGGACTGGGATTATCTTAATACTTTGAAATTGCTGGCGTTTGTTGATGCAGGCCAAGGATGGATACAGAATCCGCTGCCGGGTAACCTAAGCGGTAATACATTGGCCAGTGCCGGTTTCGGTATGCACTTTAAGATGTGGAAATACCTGAGCGGTATGCTGGATGTCGGTTTTCCGTTTATTTCATTGGGGCCTGTGAACAAAGGCGATCCACGACTGGACTTTAATATTGCTACCGAATTTTAA